One part of the Gemmatimonadaceae bacterium genome encodes these proteins:
- a CDS encoding prolipoprotein diacylglyceryl transferase — protein MPATVLPFEIPLGPLNLTGFGIAVFLAFAISQVICQRELARRGHQRDADVIPDLILASVLGTLVGGKLYYTMVITKDWSDLFSRAGFVFWGGFMGAVAANYLFIRYKKLSFPRFADVAGIAISAGYSVGRTGCWAVGDDYGKPWDGPLAVMFPRGAPPTTAGQLAEYGFAVPPGVSPDTVIAVHPTQLYETVLGFLMFAVVWRLRNHKHAEGWLFGVYCVLAGLERFIIEFFRAKDDRFFGPFTAAQAIGLSIMAIGVVIMLVRNRPGAGKPGILAAA, from the coding sequence ATGCCCGCAACCGTCCTGCCTTTCGAGATCCCGCTCGGCCCCCTCAACCTCACAGGGTTCGGCATTGCGGTGTTCCTCGCGTTCGCCATCTCACAGGTCATCTGCCAGCGGGAACTCGCTCGCCGCGGCCACCAGCGGGACGCCGATGTGATTCCCGATCTCATCCTCGCGTCTGTGCTCGGCACGCTGGTCGGCGGAAAGCTGTACTACACGATGGTGATCACGAAGGACTGGAGCGACCTGTTCTCACGCGCAGGCTTCGTGTTCTGGGGAGGGTTCATGGGCGCCGTGGCCGCGAACTACCTCTTCATCCGCTACAAGAAGCTGAGCTTCCCGCGCTTCGCTGACGTGGCGGGCATCGCCATTTCGGCCGGCTATTCCGTGGGCCGCACCGGCTGCTGGGCGGTGGGGGATGACTACGGGAAGCCGTGGGACGGGCCACTCGCCGTGATGTTTCCGCGTGGCGCGCCACCGACGACCGCGGGGCAACTCGCCGAATACGGGTTTGCCGTGCCGCCCGGTGTCAGTCCGGACACGGTGATCGCCGTACATCCCACGCAGCTCTACGAAACGGTGCTGGGCTTTCTGATGTTCGCGGTCGTTTGGCGACTCAGGAACCACAAGCACGCCGAAGGGTGGCTCTTTGGCGTGTACTGCGTGCTCGCGGGTCTCGAGCGATTCATCATCGAGTTTTTCCGCGCCAAGGACGACCGCTTCTTTGGTCCCTTCACCGCCGCCCAGGCGATCGGGCTCTCCATCATGGCGATCGGCGTCGTGATCATGCTCGTCCGCAACCGACCCGGCGCCGGGAAGCCCGGCATCCTCGCGGCGGCGTAG
- a CDS encoding cytochrome c/FTR1 family iron permease, with protein sequence MCPPPLTAQEGPAKRVASIVSVAIAEYGLAVDEKGKLISDLEYDEAVTFLQDAKDVAVRMSGDRVPQVRALLDTLALAVKDRIPPSGVRAVHARFVAALGADAALDMPTKAIDLTEGRAVYEANCASCHGVTGRSDTPQAALLNPPPPPLGDAAAMADVSPALMYRKIAVGVAGTAMVGWAATLSADQRWNVVAYLNTLRAPASIAQGEGLFLQRCAGCHGVGGSSDGALTQALSKLPVEVSSFSWQAERSDKQLGDAIRAGVAGSAMPASRDLNDADVEQLVAHMRVLGLSDIPVTQDSASRADGAAVGARVIALLDEALTAARTGRKAEAGDKAFDSYIAFEPLETPARARNPGLVASMERMFADFKGAVKSGDIRAAEGSRNAIEAGMPAIIDLTRPTSGFWGNFLQSFLIIVREGLEAILVVGAVVAFLIKTGHRERLRSIWIGVIAALVASGISAVILATVLRALPATREIIEGITMLVAVAVLFSVSYWLISKVEAAKWQQFIREKVTDALQHGGGRALAFVAFLAVYREGAETALFYQALLREGAGAPIGFGILAGGVVLTVIFTLFYKYGVRIPLRPFFAVTSALLYYMAFVFMGKGVRELQEGNMVSITVLPGWPHVDAMGIYPSVETLLAQAVLLILFVFALLRTFWPRRSVTLPTIPEGSTVAAGEIEHRIEALEKRLQDIEQAVTVKS encoded by the coding sequence GTGTGTCCGCCGCCCCTCACGGCCCAGGAAGGGCCCGCCAAGCGGGTGGCGAGCATCGTCAGCGTCGCGATCGCGGAATACGGGCTCGCGGTGGACGAGAAGGGCAAGCTGATCTCGGACCTGGAGTACGACGAGGCGGTGACGTTCCTCCAGGACGCCAAGGACGTTGCGGTACGGATGAGCGGGGATCGTGTGCCGCAGGTTCGCGCGCTGCTCGATACGCTCGCGCTTGCCGTGAAGGACCGGATCCCACCGTCAGGGGTGCGCGCGGTTCATGCGAGATTCGTGGCGGCCCTGGGTGCCGACGCGGCGCTGGACATGCCGACGAAGGCGATCGACCTCACCGAGGGTCGCGCCGTCTACGAGGCCAATTGCGCGTCGTGCCACGGGGTGACGGGTCGCTCCGACACGCCGCAGGCCGCGTTGCTCAATCCGCCACCGCCACCGCTGGGAGATGCGGCAGCGATGGCCGACGTTTCGCCGGCCCTGATGTATCGCAAGATCGCGGTCGGTGTCGCCGGCACGGCGATGGTGGGCTGGGCGGCGACGCTGAGCGCGGACCAGCGCTGGAACGTGGTCGCGTACCTGAACACGCTGCGTGCTCCCGCATCGATCGCGCAGGGTGAAGGGTTGTTCCTGCAGCGCTGCGCGGGCTGCCATGGTGTCGGGGGGTCGTCCGACGGCGCGCTGACACAGGCGTTGAGCAAGCTGCCGGTGGAGGTGTCGTCCTTTTCGTGGCAGGCCGAGCGCAGCGACAAGCAGCTCGGTGACGCGATCCGCGCGGGTGTGGCGGGGTCGGCCATGCCGGCGTCCCGGGACCTGAACGACGCGGACGTGGAGCAGCTTGTGGCGCACATGCGCGTCCTTGGGCTGAGCGACATTCCTGTGACGCAGGACTCGGCGTCGCGAGCGGATGGCGCGGCGGTGGGTGCCCGCGTGATCGCGCTGCTCGACGAGGCGCTGACCGCGGCGCGTACCGGTCGCAAGGCCGAGGCAGGCGACAAGGCCTTCGACTCGTACATCGCGTTCGAGCCACTGGAGACCCCGGCGCGCGCCCGCAATCCCGGGTTGGTCGCGTCGATGGAGCGGATGTTCGCGGATTTCAAGGGCGCGGTGAAGTCGGGTGACATCCGGGCAGCCGAAGGGTCGCGCAACGCGATCGAGGCCGGCATGCCCGCCATCATCGACCTGACGCGACCGACCAGCGGGTTCTGGGGCAACTTCCTCCAGTCGTTCCTCATCATCGTGCGCGAGGGTCTGGAGGCGATCCTGGTCGTCGGCGCCGTGGTGGCGTTCCTCATCAAGACGGGACATCGCGAACGCCTGCGTTCGATCTGGATCGGCGTCATCGCGGCGCTCGTGGCCAGCGGCATTTCCGCCGTGATCCTCGCGACCGTCCTGCGCGCACTTCCCGCCACGCGAGAGATCATCGAGGGCATCACGATGCTCGTCGCCGTGGCCGTGCTCTTCTCCGTAAGCTACTGGCTGATCTCCAAGGTTGAAGCCGCAAAGTGGCAGCAGTTCATCCGCGAGAAGGTCACCGATGCGCTGCAGCACGGTGGCGGTCGCGCGCTGGCCTTCGTGGCGTTCCTGGCCGTCTATCGCGAAGGCGCCGAGACGGCGCTGTTCTACCAGGCGTTGCTGCGCGAGGGCGCGGGCGCGCCGATCGGGTTCGGCATTCTCGCCGGCGGCGTGGTGCTGACCGTGATCTTCACCCTGTTCTACAAGTACGGCGTGCGGATCCCGCTTCGACCGTTCTTTGCGGTCACGTCGGCGCTGCTGTACTACATGGCTTTCGTGTTCATGGGCAAAGGCGTGCGCGAGCTGCAGGAAGGGAACATGGTGTCGATCACCGTGCTCCCCGGTTGGCCCCATGTGGACGCCATGGGGATCTACCCCAGCGTGGAGACGCTCCTGGCGCAGGCGGTGCTGCTGATCCTGTTCGTCTTTGCGCTCCTCAGGACGTTCTGGCCCAGGCGCTCGGTGACCTTGCCGACGATCCCGGAAGGATCGACGGTTGCCGCCGGGGAGATCGAGCACCGCATCGAAGCCCTGGAGAAGCGCCTCCAGGACATCGAGCAGGCGGTCACCGTGAAGTCGTAG
- the acpS gene encoding holo-ACP synthase, producing the protein MIIGVGVDIVDLSRIRSMVVRLGAERVYRKLLTEAEAAYCQRMVDPIVSVTARVAAKEAGFKALAGTMEARGIGWREIEIGHDDHRRPRLILHGRAAARARELGVTGFHVSMSHGDTSAVAVVVLEKA; encoded by the coding sequence ATGATCATCGGCGTCGGTGTCGACATTGTGGACCTTTCCCGCATACGGTCAATGGTCGTTCGACTCGGCGCAGAGCGTGTGTATCGCAAGCTGCTCACCGAGGCCGAGGCCGCGTACTGCCAGCGCATGGTGGACCCGATCGTGAGCGTTACAGCCCGGGTCGCCGCCAAGGAGGCGGGCTTCAAGGCGCTGGCCGGCACCATGGAGGCTCGTGGCATCGGGTGGAGAGAAATCGAGATTGGGCACGACGATCATCGCCGTCCGCGACTGATCCTTCACGGACGGGCCGCCGCTCGTGCGCGTGAACTGGGTGTCACCGGGTTCCATGTGTCGATGAGCCATGGAGATACCTCGGCGGTCGCTGTCGTGGTGCTGGAGAAAGCCTAG
- a CDS encoding class IV adenylate cyclase — protein sequence MREVEVKGVVPDPVATRAALQAAGATRSSAGTLRDRRYDTPSFDHRQRDEVLRVRVMHDEHGDRATLDLKGPTTYPDGFKVREEIATTVGDVDALDQILLGLGLQVTREIEREVEIWELHGATLRFEVYPRMDVLLEVEGSPESIERAIAGTGIPRSAFTAERLADFIARFEARTGGRAALCGRELRGDFPYRLDDA from the coding sequence ATGCGTGAGGTCGAGGTCAAGGGCGTCGTTCCCGATCCCGTCGCGACGCGCGCTGCGCTGCAGGCCGCGGGCGCCACGCGATCCTCAGCCGGAACGCTCCGCGATCGTCGCTACGACACACCATCGTTTGACCACCGACAGCGCGACGAGGTGCTGCGGGTCCGCGTGATGCACGACGAGCACGGCGATCGCGCAACCCTGGACTTGAAGGGCCCCACCACCTATCCCGATGGCTTCAAGGTTCGCGAGGAGATCGCAACCACCGTCGGAGACGTGGACGCGCTGGACCAGATCCTCCTGGGCCTTGGCCTGCAGGTGACGCGCGAGATCGAACGCGAGGTCGAAATCTGGGAACTGCATGGCGCCACGCTGCGCTTCGAGGTGTACCCGCGAATGGACGTGCTTCTCGAAGTCGAGGGCAGTCCGGAATCCATCGAACGCGCCATCGCCGGGACCGGGATCCCGCGATCGGCGTTCACTGCCGAGCGTCTCGCGGACTTCATCGCGAGGTTCGAGGCCCGCACGGGCGGGCGCGCGGCGCTCTGCGGCCGCGAATTGCGCGGGGACTTTCCCTATCGACTCGATGACGCCTGA
- a CDS encoding HAD family hydrolase, protein MKLILFDIDGTILWTSGAGRRAMEAALHEHFGAIGPESYRYDGKTDIQIVRESMREVGVQDDDIDTRLDAVMASYLTRLVHELQSPETRLRRYDGVMELLDALEAREDRVLGLLTGNLVDGATHKLRAVGVEPTRFRLGAYGSDHEHRHELPAIAVRRARESLGVTIPGHQVVIIGDTPADIHCGRPIGARAIGVATGHYSVDDLRAHEPAAVFADLTDTTAVMRAIDDA, encoded by the coding sequence TTGAAACTCATCCTCTTCGATATCGACGGCACGATCCTCTGGACCTCCGGCGCCGGGCGGCGGGCGATGGAGGCCGCGCTGCACGAGCACTTCGGCGCCATCGGCCCGGAGAGCTATCGGTACGACGGCAAGACCGACATCCAGATTGTGCGCGAGTCGATGCGCGAGGTCGGGGTGCAGGACGACGACATCGATACGAGACTCGACGCCGTCATGGCCAGTTACCTCACGCGGCTCGTTCATGAACTCCAGTCGCCCGAGACCCGGCTCCGGCGCTACGACGGGGTCATGGAGCTCCTCGATGCGCTCGAGGCGCGCGAGGATCGCGTGCTCGGGTTGCTCACCGGCAACCTGGTAGACGGAGCGACGCACAAGCTGCGGGCGGTTGGTGTGGAACCCACACGCTTCAGGCTCGGCGCCTATGGGTCCGACCACGAGCACCGGCACGAACTCCCGGCCATCGCCGTGCGCAGGGCCCGGGAGTCGCTGGGCGTGACCATTCCCGGCCATCAGGTCGTGATCATCGGCGATACGCCGGCGGACATCCACTGCGGGCGCCCCATCGGTGCACGCGCCATCGGCGTGGCCACCGGTCACTACTCGGTGGACGACCTGCGCGCGCACGAGCCGGCCGCCGTGTTCGCCGACCTGACGGACACGACGGCGGTCATGCGCGCCATCGACGATGCGTGA
- a CDS encoding DMT family transporter: MPVAPAVSNVSPTLSERGAGSEVAWHTDVLLLLMAIIWGLNFSVLKYASGFMGPLAINGIRIPGSAAAQLAIAHGRRLRRPSPAEVRALIVLGLLGNGIYQYFFITGLVRARVATAALLIAATPAFIAIIGRLRRTEFLSTRQWVGVLLQLIGCSTVAIGAVGGGGREDTAAGVGLLLAAAFSWSIYAVAVKRYSDHIEPWYLGGYTMVGGAIVALLVGIPALARVAWTALPASVWFSLLYACLIAMVAAYLFYYRGLRVLGPTRTSMYSNLQPIIAMLVAWALLREQPTAPQVSGAVLIVGGLLVTRYASEPAEA, encoded by the coding sequence ATGCCCGTCGCCCCGGCCGTTTCGAACGTTTCGCCCACGCTTTCCGAGCGGGGCGCCGGGTCCGAGGTCGCGTGGCACACGGACGTGCTGCTGTTGCTCATGGCCATCATCTGGGGCCTCAACTTCAGTGTCCTCAAGTACGCGTCCGGCTTCATGGGCCCACTGGCGATCAACGGCATTCGGATTCCAGGATCGGCCGCGGCGCAGCTGGCGATTGCCCATGGGCGTCGTTTGCGTCGTCCGTCGCCAGCTGAGGTGCGCGCCCTGATCGTCCTGGGCCTGCTTGGCAACGGCATCTACCAGTACTTCTTCATCACGGGTCTCGTCCGCGCGCGCGTGGCGACGGCGGCCCTCCTGATTGCGGCAACGCCGGCCTTCATTGCGATCATCGGGCGGCTGCGCCGGACCGAGTTTCTCTCCACCAGGCAGTGGGTGGGCGTGCTCCTGCAGCTTATCGGGTGTTCGACCGTGGCGATCGGCGCCGTGGGTGGCGGCGGCCGCGAGGACACGGCCGCCGGTGTGGGACTGCTGCTGGCGGCAGCATTCAGCTGGTCGATCTACGCCGTGGCGGTCAAGCGCTACTCGGACCACATCGAGCCGTGGTACCTCGGCGGGTACACGATGGTAGGCGGGGCCATCGTGGCCCTGCTCGTCGGCATTCCCGCGTTGGCGCGCGTGGCGTGGACCGCGTTGCCGGCGTCCGTCTGGTTCTCGCTGCTCTATGCCTGCCTGATCGCCATGGTCGCCGCGTACCTGTTCTACTATCGCGGCCTCCGGGTGCTCGGACCCACGCGGACCTCGATGTATTCCAATCTGCAGCCCATCATTGCGATGCTGGTAGCCTGGGCGTTGCTGCGTGAGCAACCGACTGCCCCGCAGGTGTCCGGCGCCGTACTCATCGTCGGCGGCCTGCTCGTCACCCGATACGCGTCGGAGCCCGCGGAAGCTTGA
- a CDS encoding sigma-54-dependent Fis family transcriptional regulator: MAELLIVDDEETLAHAYSRFFAGNGHAVRRAFTGASALASFRERRPDVVLLDVHLPDMSGFDVFEQLKSERPVVVMISGQAEVPMAVRAMQEGMENFLTKPVSLDHLGIAMDRALETVRLRQLRHYIGERRASTSHLALGSSPTMRDLAQRIDLLAGTERTPALLAGESGTGKGRIAELIHAGSARSSGPFVEVPCGSASVESLDAELFGTDAGSTEGRPGLVEMAAGGSLFLEEIGDVPLALQPKVLRVLEGKPVRRAGGTREVQPTARLLAATSRDLIAEVNAGRFREDLYYRLSVMPLRLPPLRERSREDLCELIDRLIEELAQQLPQSPRLLGADAIERLLRHPWPGNIRELRNVLERAMILGRGREVLDTDVLPPDMRAREAASGDDALFLPRALDDVEREHIERTLRAYRGNRSRAARILGISRATLIKKIRDYGLAGTAPGPA; this comes from the coding sequence GTGGCTGAGCTGCTGATCGTTGATGACGAGGAGACCCTCGCGCACGCGTATTCGCGATTCTTCGCCGGGAACGGGCACGCGGTGCGCCGCGCGTTCACCGGCGCCTCGGCGCTGGCGTCGTTCAGGGAGCGTCGCCCCGATGTCGTGCTGCTCGACGTACACCTGCCGGACATGTCGGGCTTTGACGTCTTCGAGCAGCTCAAGAGTGAACGACCCGTCGTCGTGATGATCTCGGGCCAGGCCGAGGTGCCCATGGCGGTGCGGGCCATGCAGGAAGGGATGGAGAACTTCCTTACCAAGCCGGTCAGTCTCGACCATCTCGGCATCGCGATGGATCGCGCGCTGGAAACCGTGCGGCTTCGTCAGCTGCGTCACTACATCGGTGAGCGACGCGCAAGCACGAGCCACCTCGCCCTCGGCTCATCGCCGACGATGCGTGATCTTGCGCAGCGGATCGACCTGCTGGCGGGTACCGAGCGCACGCCGGCGCTCCTGGCGGGGGAGAGTGGTACAGGCAAGGGGCGCATCGCTGAACTGATCCACGCCGGGAGCGCGCGCTCGAGCGGACCATTCGTCGAGGTACCGTGCGGCAGTGCGTCGGTAGAGTCGCTGGACGCGGAGCTGTTCGGCACCGACGCCGGATCCACCGAGGGCCGACCGGGTCTCGTCGAAATGGCCGCGGGCGGCTCGCTGTTTCTCGAGGAGATCGGGGACGTGCCCCTGGCCCTGCAGCCCAAGGTGCTGCGCGTGCTCGAGGGAAAACCGGTGCGCCGCGCTGGCGGCACACGCGAGGTGCAGCCGACGGCCCGATTGCTGGCCGCCACCTCACGCGACCTGATCGCCGAAGTCAACGCCGGACGGTTTCGCGAAGACCTGTACTATCGGCTGAGCGTGATGCCGCTGCGCCTGCCGCCGCTGCGCGAACGCTCCCGCGAGGACCTGTGCGAACTGATCGACCGACTCATCGAAGAACTCGCGCAGCAGCTCCCGCAGTCGCCACGCCTGCTGGGGGCCGATGCGATCGAACGGCTCCTTCGTCACCCCTGGCCCGGCAACATTCGTGAGCTGCGCAACGTGCTCGAACGCGCGATGATCCTCGGAAGGGGGCGTGAAGTCCTCGACACCGACGTCCTGCCGCCTGACATGCGCGCACGCGAGGCGGCGAGCGGGGACGACGCGCTGTTTCTTCCGCGTGCGCTGGACGATGTCGAGCGCGAACATATCGAGCGCACGCTCCGCGCGTACCGGGGCAATCGATCGCGCGCCGCCAGGATCCTCGGCATCTCGCGTGCGACGCTCATCAAGAAGATCCGCGACTACGGGCTGGCCGGGACGGCGCCAGGCCCGGCGTAA
- a CDS encoding GAF domain-containing protein has translation MSSRPASATRTTPGAESVTEAAHRSLETLAPDDVVAVRRLFAIGERRAVELQHLQHITTALSRTLDEETILDEVVRGTLRALGGSGAMVVLAGEQGQGMQTRRHLGADGDRPLIPLRTDAGAFAGSVLAGGPRLFTRALDADGEAIDLTMGTEHQIDALVVVPMLQGHNLVGAIVAYAADAHAFDAETREFLVTIAVTSGTALRNARLYAESERERRQSDAMAEVARAAGESLRVTEVQRLIMRHAMALLRAEGCCVAMRDGDYLHVESATGTTSVMAGVVMPVQSSLIGRAVRTGEPTISNDVRAEPENAQPGLPLVDVTKAVIVPLRTARGVIGALSVYDREDPFRAADLRILQRLADQVTVAIVNSRLFTDIQETTREWSSTFDAMGVGMAVVNDEGRVLRCNARARQLSGDEWGLMGRPFYQALLGVEQPGDPNPLRVAIDDGARSRARMHSADRARLFDVHAAPHLDGGAVVTFDLVEG, from the coding sequence ATGTCGTCACGGCCGGCGTCCGCGACGCGCACTACGCCAGGGGCGGAGAGCGTCACCGAGGCAGCGCATCGCAGCCTCGAGACGCTGGCGCCTGACGACGTCGTCGCGGTCCGTCGGCTGTTCGCCATCGGCGAACGCCGGGCGGTCGAGCTGCAGCACCTGCAGCACATCACCACCGCACTCTCGCGCACCCTCGACGAGGAAACGATCCTCGACGAGGTGGTGCGAGGCACCCTGCGCGCCCTTGGCGGGTCGGGAGCCATGGTCGTGCTCGCCGGCGAGCAGGGGCAGGGCATGCAGACGCGTCGGCACCTCGGCGCCGACGGCGATCGGCCGTTGATTCCCTTGCGCACGGACGCCGGGGCGTTCGCTGGATCGGTGCTCGCCGGCGGGCCGCGGCTCTTCACGCGTGCGCTCGACGCCGATGGTGAGGCGATCGACCTCACGATGGGAACCGAGCACCAGATCGACGCGCTCGTGGTCGTGCCGATGTTGCAGGGTCACAACCTGGTCGGCGCGATCGTGGCCTACGCCGCGGATGCGCACGCGTTCGACGCCGAGACGCGGGAGTTCCTCGTTACGATCGCGGTGACCTCGGGGACGGCGCTGCGCAACGCGCGACTGTACGCGGAAAGCGAGCGGGAGCGCCGCCAGAGCGACGCCATGGCCGAGGTGGCGCGCGCGGCGGGCGAGTCGTTGCGGGTGACCGAAGTCCAGCGGCTGATCATGCGACACGCGATGGCGCTGCTGCGCGCCGAGGGGTGCTGCGTCGCCATGCGGGACGGCGACTATTTGCACGTCGAGTCTGCCACCGGCACGACGTCGGTGATGGCCGGCGTCGTGATGCCCGTGCAGTCGTCACTCATCGGGCGCGCGGTGCGGACGGGCGAGCCAACCATCAGCAACGACGTGCGCGCCGAACCCGAGAACGCGCAGCCAGGGTTGCCGCTCGTGGACGTCACGAAGGCGGTCATTGTCCCGCTCCGGACTGCGCGCGGCGTGATCGGGGCGCTGTCGGTCTACGATCGGGAAGATCCGTTTCGTGCAGCAGACCTGCGGATCCTGCAGCGACTGGCCGACCAGGTGACGGTGGCCATCGTCAATTCACGACTGTTCACCGATATCCAGGAGACGACGCGGGAGTGGTCATCCACGTTCGATGCGATGGGTGTGGGGATGGCGGTGGTGAACGACGAAGGTCGCGTGTTGCGATGCAACGCGCGGGCGCGCCAGCTCTCCGGTGACGAGTGGGGTCTCATGGGCCGGCCATTCTACCAGGCGCTCCTCGGTGTCGAGCAGCCCGGCGATCCGAACCCGCTGCGCGTGGCGATCGATGACGGCGCGCGGAGTCGCGCCCGGATGCACAGCGCGGACCGGGCGCGCCTGTTCGATGTTCACGCCGCGCCGCACCTCGATGGTGGCGCGGTGGTCACGTTCGATCTGGTGGAGGGCTGA
- a CDS encoding diacylglycerol kinase family lipid kinase, which yields MTVRRALVIANPAARRASRALPRALRTFAAHGVVADAVVTEHPGHARELAHERAPGYDAVFVLGGDGTAMEVLEASGNHGRPVGVLPGGTGNLVARALGTPLRVDAAVRALLAGEERRIDLGALDDGRTFAFAAGVGIDATMLERASPRFKRYAGVLAYVIAATDASLRFRPFVLHATVDGVEHTFHAAAAMVLNFGTVLGGMLQLAPDVDPGDGWLDLCVFGPRTLGDVLQIGWRIWRHRLSEDVHMHFLKGRMIRLATEPMRAAQADGELLGTTPITCVVRPGAARILVPAGGRA from the coding sequence GTGACGGTCCGTCGCGCGCTGGTGATTGCGAACCCGGCGGCCCGGCGCGCCTCGCGCGCGCTGCCGCGGGCGCTCCGCACTTTCGCCGCTCATGGCGTGGTCGCGGATGCGGTGGTGACCGAACATCCTGGGCACGCGCGGGAGCTGGCGCACGAGCGGGCCCCCGGGTACGACGCCGTGTTCGTGCTCGGCGGCGACGGGACGGCCATGGAGGTGCTCGAGGCCTCCGGGAACCACGGTCGTCCCGTCGGTGTGCTGCCAGGCGGGACCGGAAATCTGGTGGCGCGCGCGCTCGGGACGCCGCTGCGTGTGGACGCCGCGGTGCGCGCGCTGCTCGCGGGTGAGGAGCGGCGCATCGACCTGGGCGCGTTGGACGATGGCCGCACCTTCGCCTTCGCCGCCGGCGTGGGCATCGACGCCACCATGCTCGAGCGTGCGTCGCCGCGTTTCAAGCGGTACGCCGGCGTGCTGGCGTATGTGATCGCCGCCACAGACGCGTCGCTGCGCTTTCGGCCGTTCGTGCTCCACGCCACGGTGGACGGGGTCGAGCATACATTTCACGCCGCTGCGGCGATGGTGCTCAACTTCGGGACGGTGCTGGGTGGCATGTTGCAACTGGCGCCGGACGTCGATCCCGGTGACGGGTGGCTGGACCTCTGCGTGTTCGGACCGAGGACACTGGGCGACGTGCTGCAGATCGGCTGGCGCATCTGGCGCCATCGGCTGTCGGAGGACGTGCACATGCATTTCCTGAAGGGACGTATGATCCGGCTCGCCACCGAGCCCATGCGCGCGGCACAGGCCGACGGCGAGTTGTTAGGCACGACGCCGATCACCTGCGTCGTGCGGCCGGGCGCCGCGCGGATCCTTGTGCCCGCCGGAGGGCGGGCCTGA